A region of Oceanicoccus sp. KOV_DT_Chl DNA encodes the following proteins:
- the nrdR gene encoding transcriptional regulator NrdR: MRCPFCSYDDTKVIDSRLVAEGGQVRRRRECLDCAERFTTYESAELLMPRIIKQNGNREPYDAEKMRAGLLRALEKRPVSVEKIEAVVSQIEHALQAAGEREVASMAVGERVMEHLKQLDQVAFVRFASVYRDFKDLNEFRDEIDRLSKEPQTDKG; encoded by the coding sequence ATGCGCTGTCCGTTTTGTTCCTATGATGATACTAAAGTAATTGACTCTCGGTTGGTCGCCGAGGGCGGACAGGTTCGTCGTCGTCGAGAATGTCTCGACTGTGCCGAACGTTTCACCACCTATGAAAGTGCTGAGCTGTTGATGCCAAGAATCATTAAGCAAAACGGTAATCGTGAACCTTATGACGCCGAGAAAATGCGCGCCGGGTTATTGCGGGCGCTGGAGAAACGTCCAGTCAGCGTGGAAAAAATTGAGGCGGTTGTCAGCCAAATTGAACATGCTTTGCAAGCTGCTGGTGAGCGCGAAGTCGCGTCAATGGCCGTCGGTGAGAGAGTGATGGAGCATCTCAAACAGTTGGATCAAGTGGCTTTTGTACGCTTTGCGTCGGTGTACCGTGATTTTAAAGATCTCAACGAATTCCGCGATGAAATCGATCGTTTGTCGAAAGAACCGCAAACCGACAAAGGTTGA
- the ribD gene encoding bifunctional diaminohydroxyphosphoribosylaminopyrimidine deaminase/5-amino-6-(5-phosphoribosylamino)uracil reductase RibD — translation MTDQQYMQLAIDLAQQGLYTTAPNPRVGCVLVKDEKIIGQGYHLRAGAGHAEVNAIADAGHQATGATAYVTLEPCSHTGKTPPCCEALIAAKVARVVIAMTDPNPLVSGRGIAALQQAGITVTTGVLTDQAKALNPGFVKRMESGLPWLRVKMAMSVDGRTAMASGESQWITGTDARSDVQRWRARSCAMISSVDTVMMDNASLTVRADELGINPELALLAAEQQPLRVVLDSQLRLSPQAKILRQPGHTVVVAAVENAAARAALEQAGAEVMIVAGANGRVDLPELLRVLAEGECNEVMVEAGAVLAGAFAQAGLVDQYHIYMAPTFLGSDARPLLDWPLDTMAQQQCLIIDAITPVGNDWRIDARPA, via the coding sequence ATGACTGACCAGCAGTATATGCAGCTAGCTATCGACTTGGCTCAGCAAGGTTTATACACCACTGCACCCAACCCCAGAGTAGGTTGCGTGTTGGTCAAAGACGAAAAAATTATTGGTCAGGGTTACCATCTACGTGCAGGCGCAGGTCATGCAGAAGTGAATGCAATTGCCGATGCCGGTCATCAAGCGACAGGCGCTACCGCTTATGTGACGTTGGAGCCCTGTAGCCATACCGGTAAAACACCACCGTGCTGTGAGGCATTAATTGCCGCTAAAGTGGCTAGAGTGGTGATTGCTATGACCGACCCTAATCCATTGGTTTCGGGTCGCGGAATTGCTGCTTTACAGCAGGCGGGTATAACCGTGACGACTGGGGTGTTAACCGACCAGGCGAAGGCGTTAAACCCGGGTTTTGTAAAGCGTATGGAAAGTGGCTTGCCATGGCTGCGAGTGAAAATGGCGATGAGTGTGGATGGCCGCACCGCCATGGCATCAGGTGAAAGCCAGTGGATTACCGGTACGGATGCGCGCAGTGATGTGCAGCGCTGGCGTGCCCGTAGCTGTGCCATGATCAGCTCGGTGGATACAGTGATGATGGATAATGCCTCGCTAACAGTCCGTGCTGATGAATTGGGCATTAATCCTGAACTGGCACTATTGGCAGCCGAGCAACAACCCTTAAGAGTGGTGTTGGATTCCCAGCTGCGTTTGTCGCCGCAAGCAAAAATTTTACGTCAGCCTGGGCATACCGTGGTGGTAGCTGCCGTTGAAAATGCAGCAGCACGAGCGGCATTAGAACAAGCTGGCGCCGAAGTGATGATTGTTGCTGGCGCCAATGGCAGAGTAGATTTGCCTGAGTTGCTGCGAGTGCTGGCCGAAGGCGAATGCAACGAAGTGATGGTTGAAGCGGGTGCGGTGTTGGCCGGGGCATTTGCGCAAGCGGGCCTGGTTGATCAGTACCATATTTATATGGCACCGACATTTTTGGGCAGTGATGCCAGGCCGCTATTGGATTGGCCATTAGACACCATGGCGCAACAGCAGTGCTTGATTATTGATGCTATCACGCCGGTCGGAAACGATTGGCGGATAGATGCAAGGCCGGCGTGA
- the ribBA gene encoding bifunctional 3,4-dihydroxy-2-butanone-4-phosphate synthase/GTP cyclohydrolase II, with translation MALNTVEELIQDIRLGKMVILMDDEDRENEGDLVMASECVKPQDINFMAKHARGLICLTVTEDRCRQLNLPLMVDGANGAQFGTNFTLSIEAAEGVTTGISAADRAHTVRTAVARGAKPADIVQPGHIFPIMAQPGGVLTRAGHTEAGCDLARLAGFEASGTIVEIMNEDGTMARRPELEKFAEEHGLKIGTIADLIHYRVVNERTIEKIGSGKVNTDHGEFVLHSYKDLLAGEIHHALVKGDVSNGDGTLVRVHLGSSIRDLLGTQPSDTPSWNIQRCIARVAEEGCGVVVLLAHKETLDEVLTSIEIAMGKKPAPLATADGSNNAYMTVGLGSQILRDVGVSKIRLMGPPIKYNAISGFDLEVVDFVSP, from the coding sequence ATGGCATTAAATACCGTTGAAGAACTCATTCAGGATATTCGTTTAGGCAAAATGGTTATTCTGATGGATGACGAAGATCGCGAGAATGAGGGCGATTTGGTGATGGCGTCCGAATGCGTGAAACCGCAGGATATTAATTTTATGGCCAAACATGCCCGTGGCCTGATTTGTTTAACGGTCACCGAAGATCGCTGCCGTCAATTGAATTTGCCGTTGATGGTTGATGGTGCGAATGGTGCGCAATTTGGGACTAATTTTACTTTGTCTATTGAGGCTGCCGAAGGGGTGACTACCGGTATTTCAGCTGCGGATCGCGCTCATACTGTGCGTACTGCGGTAGCCCGCGGCGCCAAGCCAGCTGACATCGTGCAGCCAGGCCATATTTTTCCCATTATGGCGCAGCCGGGTGGGGTGTTAACCCGTGCCGGGCATACCGAAGCCGGTTGTGATCTGGCGCGTTTAGCAGGCTTCGAAGCGTCGGGTACTATCGTTGAAATTATGAATGAAGACGGCACCATGGCGCGTCGCCCTGAGCTGGAAAAATTTGCCGAAGAACACGGTTTAAAAATCGGCACTATTGCTGATTTGATTCATTACCGGGTAGTGAACGAACGTACTATCGAAAAAATTGGCTCGGGCAAAGTCAATACGGATCACGGCGAATTTGTATTGCACAGCTATAAAGATCTGTTAGCCGGTGAGATTCATCATGCTTTAGTGAAAGGTGATGTCAGCAACGGCGATGGTACATTGGTCAGAGTACATCTGGGTTCATCCATCCGTGATTTATTGGGTACCCAGCCAAGTGATACCCCAAGCTGGAATATCCAGCGATGTATTGCTCGCGTTGCGGAAGAAGGCTGTGGCGTGGTGGTGTTGTTGGCCCATAAAGAAACTCTGGACGAAGTGTTAACGAGTATTGAGATAGCGATGGGCAAAAAACCGGCGCCGCTGGCGACGGCTGACGGAAGTAATAATGCCTATATGACGGTTGGTTTGGGTTCGCAAATCCTACGCGATGTTGGCGTCAGTAAAATTCGTTTAATGGGGCCACCCATTAAATACAATGCGATTTCAGGTTTTGATTTGGAAGTGGTTGATTTTGTATCGCCTTAG
- the ribH gene encoding 6,7-dimethyl-8-ribityllumazine synthase, with product MKGIDTPVYDPSVLAGKKIAIVVTRWNTFIVDNLLAAAKQHLTANGIGEGDIELIMCPGAYEIPLTCQHVAATNKYDAIITLGAVIRGGTPHFEYVAGECSKGVMQVSLDSGLPIAFGVLTVDNEQQALERCGVGENSENKGEESAACVLEMLCVIASL from the coding sequence ATGAAAGGTATAGACACGCCAGTTTATGATCCGTCGGTGTTAGCGGGTAAAAAAATCGCGATTGTCGTTACTCGCTGGAATACTTTTATAGTTGATAATCTGTTGGCCGCTGCCAAACAGCATTTAACCGCTAACGGTATTGGTGAGGGGGATATTGAGCTGATTATGTGTCCCGGTGCTTATGAAATACCGTTGACTTGCCAGCATGTGGCGGCAACCAATAAGTATGACGCGATTATTACGCTGGGTGCCGTTATCCGTGGTGGTACCCCTCACTTTGAATATGTAGCCGGTGAGTGTTCCAAAGGGGTTATGCAGGTGAGCTTGGATAGCGGTTTGCCGATTGCCTTTGGCGTACTAACAGTTGATAACGAGCAGCAAGCACTGGAGCGTTGCGGTGTTGGTGAAAATTCCGAAAACAAGGGTGAAGAGTCCGCTGCCTGTGTGCTTGAAATGCTTTGTGTTATCGCTAGTTTGTAA
- the nusB gene encoding transcription antitermination factor NusB, which produces MVEKNQQSPKSEFNPAARRKARHYGMQALYQWQMTKDSLSDIELQFLSDYDFSRVDVEYFHDIIHHVPASLNELEEAFIPHLDRDIKDLDPIELALLRLGSYELIKRIDIPYKVVINEAVALAKKFGATDGHKYINGVLDKLAQDVRTVEIKAG; this is translated from the coding sequence ATGGTTGAAAAAAATCAACAGTCTCCAAAGTCAGAATTTAACCCTGCCGCGCGTCGAAAAGCCCGACATTATGGTATGCAGGCGCTTTATCAATGGCAGATGACGAAAGATTCACTGTCTGATATCGAATTACAATTTTTATCCGATTACGACTTTAGTCGCGTCGATGTGGAATATTTTCACGATATCATTCATCACGTTCCAGCAAGCCTTAATGAATTGGAAGAGGCGTTTATTCCGCATTTGGATCGTGATATTAAGGACCTTGACCCGATTGAGTTGGCCTTGTTGCGTTTAGGGAGTTACGAGTTAATAAAGCGTATAGATATTCCCTATAAAGTTGTTATCAATGAAGCGGTAGCCTTAGCGAAAAAATTTGGTGCGACTGATGGCCATAAATATATTAATGGTGTGCTGGATAAGTTGGCGCAGGATGTGCGGACTGTCGAGATTAAAGCTGGCTAG